Below is a window of Cupriavidus sp. MP-37 DNA.
ACCGCACGGAAAAAAGTCTTGCGTGGAGATCGCAGCACGCTAGCGACAACAAGTAGGCTTTATTCGGATACGTCAGGCAAGTTACGCTAAAGATCCGTCAATCTGGAAAACTCACCGGCATTGCCAAGCCGCGGCAGACCTTCCTACCATGACCCTCCCCAATCCGTCCGCCACCCTCGCCCCGACCCAGCCCTTGCTGGCAGCGGCGCCGGCGCGGACGGCCAACCAAGGAGGGCTATCTTGGACCACCTGTCCCTTTCCCCCGGCAGCGGCACGGCCAGCCTGGGCCAGCGCAGCCGCGCTGCCGTCTGGCATCCGTGCACGCGCCTGCGTCCGGACGATGACGCCGTGCCGCTGGCGATCGTGCGCGGCGAAGGCCCGTGGCTGCACGATGCCGACGGCCAGCGCTATTTCGACGCCACCAGCTCCTGGTGGGTCAACCTGTTCGGCCACGCCAACCCGCGCATCAACGCCGCGCTGGCGAGCCAGCTGGAAACGCTCGAGCACGTGATGCTCGCGGGCTGCACGCACGCGCCCGCGGTGGAGCTGGCCGAGCGCCTGTCGGCGCTGACCGGCGGCGCGCTGGGCCATGTCTTCTACGCTTCGGATGGTGCCTCGGCGGTCGAGATCGCGCTGAAGATGAGCTTCCACTACTGGCGCAACACCGGCCTGCCGGCCAAGCGCGAGTTCGTCTGCCTGCGCCACGGCTACCACGGCGAAACCGTGGGCGCGCTCGCCGTGACCGACGTGGAGATCTTCCGCGACGCCTACGACGCGCTGATCCGCCGCGCACACGTGGTGATGTCGCCCGATGCGCGGCAGGCCGGGCGCGGCGAGACCGCTGCCGAGGTGGCGGCGCGCGCGCTGGCGGCGCTGGAAGCGCTGCTGCGCGAGCGCGCCGGCGCGATTGCCGCGCTGATCGTCGAGCCGCTGGTGCAGGGCGCCGCCGGCATGGCGATGCATGACCCGTGCTACCTCGACGGCGTGCGCGCGCTGTGCGACCGTTACC
It encodes the following:
- the bioA gene encoding adenosylmethionine--8-amino-7-oxononanoate transaminase, which codes for MDHLSLSPGSGTASLGQRSRAAVWHPCTRLRPDDDAVPLAIVRGEGPWLHDADGQRYFDATSSWWVNLFGHANPRINAALASQLETLEHVMLAGCTHAPAVELAERLSALTGGALGHVFYASDGASAVEIALKMSFHYWRNTGLPAKREFVCLRHGYHGETVGALAVTDVEIFRDAYDALIRRAHVVMSPDARQAGRGETAAEVAARALAALEALLRERAGAIAALIVEPLVQGAAGMAMHDPCYLDGVRALCDRYRVHLIADEIAVGCGRTGTFFAWEQSRGTEAPLPAHAWPDFLCLSKGISGGYLPLSLVLSRPEIQRAFVADELARSFLHSHSYTGNPLACRAALATLDLFAQDDVLARNRERAQWLAEGMAALAADARVHHVRQRGLIWAADVRDEVAGADFAARFHHAARARELLVRPIGHTLYVMPPYVFDAAQARWLGEQLLATLDDVTGSADVSTGKEVRHAA